AAACCCGTGGGGCAACGCGCTCCTCATCGCTCCGCTCCAGATGCCGGCCTCCCACTCCGCGGGAATGAACGTCGTCCACCGGCGATATTGCTCGGCCAATGAGCGATGGCCATGCTCCAGAAATCGCTTCACTCTGCCCCCGTGATCACGACCGGACCCAGTTTCACGGCAAGCCCGTGCGGCAGAAACAGACAGCCACGATCGCATCGTGCGAGGAAGCCTGTGATAGTACGAGGCGAGGCGCATGCCGAGATACCGGGGATAGCCGCCGAACAGTTCATCGCCGCCGATCCCGGACAAGGCCACCGTGACTGAGCGTCGCGCGACTTCAGACACGAGATACGTTGGAATCGCCGACGAGTCCGCAAACGGCTCCCCCATTCCCTCGACCACTCGGGGAAGGAGCGTACGGATATCAGGCTGTAAGATGGCTTCCGTGTGATCGGTTCCAAAATGTGTCGCGAGGAGCCGCGCGTTGGCCAGCTCATTGTAGGACTGATCCTGGGGATGCTCGTAGCCGATCGTAAAGGTCTTGACCGGTCCCCGTTCCTGCATCATGGCCAAGACAGCGGCCGAATCCACGCCTCCGGAGAGAAACAGTCCCACCGGCACATCGCTCACCAGATGCGCATGAACCGTGTCGCGGAAGATCTCGACGAACTGTTCCTTCGCCTCGTCAACCGTCGTCCACTGAGACGATGACCGCGATTGTTCCGGTCGATAGTAGCGGACGGCCTCAACGCGCCCCTGCCCGACGCGTAACGCTTCCCCGGGCCTGAGTTGATACACACCTTCGTAGACCGTGTCGGGTCCGGGAACGTACAACGATGTCAGATAGTCGGCAATGGCTTGCGGACGGATGCGCGCATCCGGTAACGCTTCCAGCAAGGAGGGCAACTCGGACGAAAACAACACGTCGGTGCCGGTTATTCCCGTTCCCGGACGAGTGGCATAGTAGAGCGGCTTGATCCCCAATCGATCCCGGACCAACAGCGCTTCCTGGCGCTCCCGATCCCAGATCGCGAACGCATACATTCCTCTCAGGCGCGCGAGACCATCGATTCCCTCCTGCTCATAAAGATGCACCAGCACTTCGGTGTCGCAGCGGGACGTCAACCGGTGACCACGATCCAGTAACTCCTGACGCAAGGCACGATAGTTATAGATTTCCCCGTTCAACACCGCCCAGACCGAGCCGTTTTCATTCTGCACCGGCTGCCGGCCTCCGGCGGGATCGATCACACGCAAACGGCGAGCCCCGAGCGTGACCCCGCCCTCACGGTGAAGTCCCTGTTCATCCGGACCCCGATGGACCAGCCGCCGGAGCATCCGGGAGACCAAGGCCTCCTCACTCGAACCGATGATGCCGCAGATTCCACACATCTGGTTACTTGTCTTTCCCTTCGGTCACCGTCCGCTCACGCCGCTCCAGTTCTTCCCGCTCCCGCTCATGCCGGGGTGAAACGGTCTGCGGCGGCACATCGACCGGCTCATACCGCAGATGCTTGGCCGACCCGACTGAGGTCAACAACATGCGCACGCCGAGCGCGGCCACTGCGCCGAGCAGACAGACGATCAACACGCTGCCCCAAAATCCGATCCGCCGCTTCCATCGGCGGCGGATCTGCCAGCTGATCGCGCTCACGAGACTCCATCCTTCCGCCGGGCGATCAATTCAAACGATGGTGCCCAAACCAGGCGACCGGCGCTCAGCCGATAGGCCAGATCCGCCGCCATCGACAATCCCCCTCCAACGAGCCTCCACTTCAGCCGGCGCCCCCAGGAATTGGCGCTCGTGACCGGACCCAGACTCGGTACGGAATTGCGCAGAGAAAGCACCTCAAAGCCGCTGGTCTCCATGAGCGTCTTCAACGCGCTCGGCGAATAACTGAACAGGTGAAAGGCCTGGTCGTACTGCGCTCCGCACCACCGGACAGGCGTTCGCATTCGCTGATGAAACAGCCCATTCGACACTCGCACTGCAATAATCCCTTGAGCTTTGACCTGATGCGTCATAGCTCTCACGATGGCCGCAGGATCCGTCACCGTTTCCAGGACATTCACCAGCGTCACCACATCGAACGGGCCTCCCGTCGATTGCCCGAGCTCAGCCGGCGACAGGACTCGTAACCCTTTCCCCCTGGCTCGCTCGGCGGCTCCTTGGGACACTTCGACACCGGTGCAGTCCCATCCCGCCTCGCGACAGAGCATCAGGAACGCGCCATCGCCGCAGCCGATATCGAGCAACCGTCCCGGAGGTCTTCGCCACTCCAGCAGATGCGCCAAGACGCTGGCAAACACCGGCTGCCGATCGGCGGAACTTTCCGCGGCGCCATAGGACCCGTCATAACTCTCCCGATAATATTCCTCCACGATAGAGGAAGAAGGCCGAGGACTCAGAAACACCAGGCCGCACGCCGGACAGGCGACATACCGTCTTGTCGAGGTCTGAAAGACCTCAGACGGACTCCCGCCGCCCCCGCAGGGGCACACCACAGTTTCCATCTCCAGCGGCACCGCGAGGTTCATGCGACCTTCCTGCTCCATGAGGGTGCATCGATTCCTTCTGCTCGTAAGGCTTCATCAAACACCGCCACCGTCTTTTCGACCATCCGGTCGACCGTAAACCGCGCCTGCACCACCGCACGCCCGGCTACTCCCAATTGCATCGCTTGTTCAGGATGCTCCAAGAGAGATTCAATCGCACGAGCCAATCCACCCACGTCACGCGCATTTACCAAGAGGCCCGTCTTCATGTGATCGATCACTTCAGGCACCCCATTTACCCTCGTCGCAATCACCGGCTTCCCCATGGCCAACGCTTCGAGAATGACAAACGGGAACCCCTCGGAATGCGAGGGCAGCACCACCACATCTGCCGCAGCATAAAAATCCATCACATTGTCGCGAGATCCGACAAACCGGCACATCGACGAAAGCCCCCGAGCACCGGCGAGCGCCTCCAGCGGTTTCCTCAATTCCCCGTCACCCACACATATACAGTGCAGCTGCGGCCATCGTTCCCGCAGCAGAGCCAATGCTTCAATCAAGTCGCTGTGCCCTTTGGGTTGGCTCAGCCGAGCCACCATGACCAGCAGCGGACCATCGGTGAGGCCAAACTCACGACGCACTCTGGCTCGATCAACGTCATTCTGAAACAAGCGGCGGTCGATCCCGTTGTGCACGGTCTCCGCCAGGCTAGCAGCCGCCGGATCGTCTTGAACCACATCGCGCCGGATGGCGTCGGACACACAGATAATCCGCTTCGACCATGGCAGGGTCGCCCGAAGCGCCGCGGAATACATCCAGCGTTTCAATCGGCTCACCTCGTAGTCAGCGATCGAATTGTGCGCCGTGGAAATCACCACGGGAACTCCCGCCAACCACCCGGCCACCCGGCCATAAAAATTCGCCCGGGCGCCGTGCGTTTGAAGAATGGTCACATGCTCTTGAGAAAGCACTTGCACTAATCGCATCAGAGCAAAGGGGTTGAAGAGAGGCTCCAAATGCACCACGCGCACATCCACGCCCCGGGCCTGCATGCGCCCGACAAACGAACCCGGCTCAGGACAAATCAGAATCGGCCGGAAGCGTGAGGGATCGAGGTGCTCGCAGAGCAATTCCAGATAACGCTCACCGCCGCCATAGGAGGCCGACCCGGCCAGTTCTGCAACCACAATCAAGCCTTCACTCCTTCTCGCTTTATCCCGAGAATCATTGATCCGTTTCCCCGCTTCGGCACGAACAGCATCTCCAGCGCCACGGCGAGAAGCACTGCCGGCAAGAGCAACAGTCCGATTCCTCTGACTCCTTTTCGCTCGCCGGATGAAAACGTCTGCTTGAGAAGTGCCACCCATCGCCCAAACGTGGGCCGTGCATCGAGCACCTCGATGGATCGCCGTT
This genomic stretch from Nitrospira sp. harbors:
- a CDS encoding class I SAM-dependent methyltransferase produces the protein MEQEGRMNLAVPLEMETVVCPCGGGGSPSEVFQTSTRRYVACPACGLVFLSPRPSSSIVEEYYRESYDGSYGAAESSADRQPVFASVLAHLLEWRRPPGRLLDIGCGDGAFLMLCREAGWDCTGVEVSQGAAERARGKGLRVLSPAELGQSTGGPFDVVTLVNVLETVTDPAAIVRAMTHQVKAQGIIAVRVSNGLFHQRMRTPVRWCGAQYDQAFHLFSYSPSALKTLMETSGFEVLSLRNSVPSLGPVTSANSWGRRLKWRLVGGGLSMAADLAYRLSAGRLVWAPSFELIARRKDGVS
- the asnB gene encoding asparagine synthase (glutamine-hydrolyzing), producing the protein MCGICGIIGSSEEALVSRMLRRLVHRGPDEQGLHREGGVTLGARRLRVIDPAGGRQPVQNENGSVWAVLNGEIYNYRALRQELLDRGHRLTSRCDTEVLVHLYEQEGIDGLARLRGMYAFAIWDRERQEALLVRDRLGIKPLYYATRPGTGITGTDVLFSSELPSLLEALPDARIRPQAIADYLTSLYVPGPDTVYEGVYQLRPGEALRVGQGRVEAVRYYRPEQSRSSSQWTTVDEAKEQFVEIFRDTVHAHLVSDVPVGLFLSGGVDSAAVLAMMQERGPVKTFTIGYEHPQDQSYNELANARLLATHFGTDHTEAILQPDIRTLLPRVVEGMGEPFADSSAIPTYLVSEVARRSVTVALSGIGGDELFGGYPRYLGMRLASYYHRLPRTMRSWLSVSAARACRETGSGRDHGGRVKRFLEHGHRSLAEQYRRWTTFIPAEWEAGIWSGAMRSALPHGFSPSRPSPLFDQWPSGNPVDRAMGLDLQTYLPDDLLRMGDRMSMAHSLELRVPFCDHLLLACALRVAPSLRLSGGHLKGFMRSALRGLVPEAILDGPKQGFMIPLARWLREDLREMAQDLLSETAVRRRGYVSPEYVRWLMAEHQSGRRNCADQLYALMVLELWHERAAQPASEQAVAVEAL
- a CDS encoding glycosyltransferase; the encoded protein is MVAELAGSASYGGGERYLELLCEHLDPSRFRPILICPEPGSFVGRMQARGVDVRVVHLEPLFNPFALMRLVQVLSQEHVTILQTHGARANFYGRVAGWLAGVPVVISTAHNSIADYEVSRLKRWMYSAALRATLPWSKRIICVSDAIRRDVVQDDPAAASLAETVHNGIDRRLFQNDVDRARVRREFGLTDGPLLVMVARLSQPKGHSDLIEALALLRERWPQLHCICVGDGELRKPLEALAGARGLSSMCRFVGSRDNVMDFYAAADVVVLPSHSEGFPFVILEALAMGKPVIATRVNGVPEVIDHMKTGLLVNARDVGGLARAIESLLEHPEQAMQLGVAGRAVVQARFTVDRMVEKTVAVFDEALRAEGIDAPSWSRKVA